Sequence from the Egicoccus sp. AB-alg6-2 genome:
TCTGGACCAACGAGCTCGGCGCGCTGTCGGAGACCTCCGGCCGTGAACTGCAGCTGCTGCGCTACCCCGGTGAGAGCGAGCACGAGCAGCCCGGCATGTTCTTCAAGCCGGCGATGTTCTACGCCGTCGCCGCCGACACCCCCCACCCCGAGGAGGCGGCGCTGTTCGTCGACTTCCTCCTCAACGACGAGCAGGCGGCCGAGATCATCATGACCGACCGCGGTCTGCCCGCCAACACGCGCATCCGTGACTTCGTCCTGCCCGACCTCTCGCCCGCCGAGCAGCAGGCCGCCGACTTCCTCGCCGAGATCGAGGACGAGCTGGCCAGCCCGCCGCCGGTACCGCCGGTCGGCGCCGGTGAGATCGTCTCGATCGTGCAGCGCATCAACGAAGAGGTGCTGTTCGGCCGGCTCACGCCGGAGGAAGCCGCGGAACGGTTCCTGTCCGAGGCCAACGCCGCCATCGGCTGACAAACCACGGCGGAGGCCGCGTGACCGCCCCGCGGCCTCCGCCGTCAACCTCCTCCACCCACCATCCCTCCTCGTCCACCGCCCGCCAGGAGCTCCACGATGCCAACGCCCGGCCCGTCCCCGCGACGGCGCTACCTCGTGGTCGGCACGGGACACCGTGCCGAGCTCTACCTCGAGGCGTTGCGCACGACCCATGCCGACGTGGGTGAGGTGGTCGCCCTGTGCGACGTCAACCGCACCCGGATGCGCCATCACGCGGCCGCGTTCGACGACGAGGTCGTCTGCTACGCGGCCGAGGACTTCGAACGCGCGCTCGTCGAGTCGCGTCCGGACGGTGTGGTCGTCTGCAGCGTCGACCGCACCCACCACCTCTACGTGGTTCCGGCCCTCGCGGCCGGCTGCCATGTCGTGGTGGAGAAGCCGCTGACCACCACGGCGGCCGCCTGTGCCGACATCGTCACCGCCGCCGAACGTGGCCCCGGCACGCTGACCGTCACGTTCAACTACCGCTATGCACCCCGCAACAGCCGGGTGAAGGAACTGCTGCTCGACGGTGCCATCGGCACCCCGACGTCGGTGAGCTTCGAGTGGCTGCTCGACACCGTCCACGGGGCGGACTACTTCCGCCGCTGGCACCGGGACAAGTCGCAGTCCGGCGGCCTGTTCGTGCACAAGGCCACTCACCACTTCGACCTCGTCAACTGGTGGCTCGACGACGTCGCCGAGGCGGTCTCGGCGCAGGCGTCGCTCCGCTTCTACGGCGACGCGGCCGCCCGCGAACGGGGCCTGCCGCAACGACCGCACGTCGGCCGTGACGCCGCCCCCGGCGATCCGTTCGCGATCGACCTCGCCGCCGACGAACGCCTGCGGGCGCTCTACCTCGACGCCGAGCACGAGGACGGCTACCGCCGCGACGTCGACGTCTTCGCGCCCGGCGTCACCATCGAGGACAATCACGCCGCCACCATCCGGTACGCCCGCGGGGCCCTGCTCAGCTACGCCCTCAACGCGCACGCGCCGTGGGAGGGCTACCGCGTCGGCATCAACGGCACGGAGGGCCGGCTCGAGCTCGAGGTCGTCGAGCGGCCGGCCGTCGCGACCGACCAGGCCGCCGACGTCGTCAACGGCCGCCGCCGCCCGCGGCCCGAGATCGACCCGAGTGCCGTCGAGGTCGCCGACGCCGGCGATCCGGTCCGCAGCCGCGGGACCCGCCTGCTGCTGCAGCGCCACTGGCAGACCGCCGAACGCATCCCCGTCGACGAGCAGGGCGGCGGCCACGGCGGCGGCGACCAGCGCCTGCTCGACGACGTCTTCCGCGGCCGGGCCGCCGACCCCCTCGGGCGGGCCGCCGGCCACCTCGACGGGGTGCGCAGCGTCCTCGTCGGCCTCGCCGCCAACGCCTCCGCCGCGGCGGACGGCGCCCCCGTCCGACCCGCCGACCTCGGGGTCGCGACGGCCTCCGCCTCCCGCGGCTGAGCCGTCCGCCACCCGACCTGAACGAGCAAGGAAACGACGCGATGACCACCACGACCATGCCCATCATCGTCAACGGTGTGACCGGACGCATGGGCTACCGGCAGCACCTCGTGCGATCGCTGCTGGCCATCCGCGACCAGGGTGGCATCGAGTTGGCCGACGGCAGCCGGTGGGTGCCGGAACCGGTGCTCGTCGGGCGCAACGAGAGCAAGCTGCGCGACATCGCCGAGCGGCACGACATCGCGCGGTGGACCACCGACCTCGACGGGGTGCTCGCCGACGCGGACCTGCCGATCTACTTCGACGCGCAGATCACCCAGGCCCGCGAGAAGGCGATCAAGGCCGCCATCGCCGCCGGCAAGCACGTCTACACCGAGAAGCCGACCGCCGAGAGCCTCGAGGGCGCGCTCGAGCTGGCGCGACTCGCCGACGACGCCGGGATCAAGCACGGCGTCGTCCACGACAAGCTGTTCCTGCCCGGCCTGGTCAAGCTCAAGCGCCTCATCGACGGCGGGTTCTTCGGCCGCATCCTGTCGGTGCGCGGCGAATTCGGGTACTGGGTCTTCGAAGGCGACTGGCAGGCGGCGCAACGCCCGAGCTGGAACTACCGCAAGGAGGAGGGCGGCGGCATCGTCGTGGACATGTTCTGCCACTGGTCCTACGTGCTGCACGAGCTGTTCGGGCGCGTCGAGGCGGTCACCGCCAGGGCGGTCACCCACGTCCCCGAACGCGTCGACGAGCGGGGTGAGCGCTACGCCGCGACCGCGGATGACGCCGCGTACGGCATCTTCGAGCTGGCGGGCGGCATCGTCGCGCAGCTCAACTCCTCGTGGTGCGTGCGGGTCTACCGCGACGAACTGGTCGAGTTCCAGATCGACGGCACCGAGGGCAGTGCGGTCGCCGGGCTGCGCGAGTGCCGGATCCAGCACCGCGCGACCACGCCGAAGCCGGTCTGGAACCCCGACCTGCCCGTGTCCGAGCCCTTCCGGGACCAGTGGCAGGTCGTGCCCGACAACGACGACCTCGACAACGGCTTCAAGGTGCAGTGGGAGCAGTTCCTGCGCCACGTCGTGGAGGACGCCCCGTTCCCGTACGACTTCCTGGCCGGTGCGCGCGGGGTGCAGCTGGCCGAACTGGGCCTGCGTTCCTCCGACGAGGGCTGCCGGGTCGAGGTGCCGGTCCTGGAGCTGCCATGACCGCGCCCTCCGTCCCCGCGACGCGGGACACGCTGCTCCTGCCGGGCACCGACGGCGGGATGGAACCGTTCACCCTGTCGGACCCGCCCGCACTGGTACGCCCCGCGGGGCCGCCGTCCTCGCGGGTGGTCTTCGCCGCCGCCCACGTCGTCGCCGACCCGCTCGCCGACACGGCGCCCGAGGCGCCGGCCGTGCTCGACTGGGACGCGACCCTCGCGTTCCGGCACCACTTGTGGGATCTCGGGCTCGGGGTCGCCGACGCGATGGACACCGCGCAGCGCGGCATGGGCCTGACCTGGGACACCTGTGCGGAGCTCATCCGTCGCTCGGCCGCCGAGGCGACCGGCCGGGGTGCCCGCATCGCCGTCGGTGTCGGGACGGACCACGCCCCCGCCGACCTCGCCGACCCGGCAGCGGTGCTCGACGCCTACCGCCAGCAGCTCGAGGTCGTCGTTGCCACCGGCGCGACCCCGATCCTGATGGCGAGCCGCCAGCTCGTGCGCGCCGCCCGCGGGCCCGAGGACTACCTCGACCTCTACGGCCGGCTGCTCGACGACCTCCCCGACGGCGCCATCCTGCACTGGCTCGGCCCGATGTTCGACCCCGCGCTGGACGGCTACTGGGGCACCGATGACGTCGCCGCGGCGACCGGGCACGTCCTCGATCTCATCGAGCGACACGCGTCGCGCGTGCAGGGCATCAAGGTGTCGCTGCTCGACCGGGCGCACGAGGTCGACCTGCGCCGGCGGCTCCCCGCCGGCGTGCGGATGTTCACCGGCGACGACTTCAACTACCCCGAGCTCATCGAGGGGGACGGACAGGGCTACTCCGACGCCCTGCTCGGCATCCTCGATCCCATCGCGCCCGTCGCCGCGTCCGCGTTGCAGGCCCTCGACGCCGGCGACCTCGACCGCTACCGCGAGCTGCTCGCGCCGACGGTGCCCCTGGCGCGGCACGTGTTCGGCGCCCCGACGAGGTACTACAAGGTCGGCATCGTCTTCCTCGCCTGGCTCGCCGGCCACCAGCCGGCCTTCACGATGGTCGGCGGCCTCACCGCCGCCCGCAGCCTCACCCACCTGGCCGAGACGTTCCGGCTGGCCGACCGTGCCGGTCTGCTGCCCGACCCCGACCTCGCCGCCGGCCGGATGCGGGCGCTCCTGGCCGTCCACGGGATCGACGGAGGCCGGACATGAGCGTGTCCACGACCGTCCTCGACGTGCCGTCGGGTGCGCCGGCGCGGGTGCCGACGCCGGCCGCGACCGACCCGCGCCTGGACCGCCTCGCCCTCAACCAGAAGACCACCGACGGGTGGGGGCTCGAGGACCTCGTCGCCGGCTGTGTCGACGCCGGGATCCCCGCCGTCGGGCTGTGGCGTGAACCGGTCCAGGCCTACGGCGTCGAACGTGCCGCCGCCCTGGTCCGCGACGCCGGACTGCGGGTGTCGTCGCTGTGTCGCGGCGGGTTCCTGACGGCCACCGACCCGGCCGCGGCCGCCACGGCGCTGGCGGACAACCGTCGCGCCATCGACGAGGCCGCCACGCTGGGTGCCCCGTGCCTGGTCATGGTGGTCGGTGGCCTGCCCGAGGGATCACGGGACCTTCCCGGGGCACGCCGACAGGTCGAGGAGGCACTCGCCGCCCTCGCCCCCTACGCCGCCGAACGCGGGGTCCAGCTCGCCCTCGAGCCGCTGCACCCGCTGTTCTGCGCCGACCGTGCCGTGCTGTCGACCCTCGGGCAGGCGCTCGACCTCGCCGAGCGGTTCGCCCCCGAGACCGTCGGGGTCGTGGTCGACGCCTACCACGTGTGGTGGGACCCCGAACTCGAGGCACAGGTCGCCCGGGCCGCGGGCCGCATCGCCAGCTACCAGGTGTGCGACTTCGTGCTCCCGCTGGCCGACGACCCGCTGCTCTCCCGCGGGATGATGGGCGACGGCTACGTCGACTTCACCGCGCTCACCCGGGCCGTCGCCGCCGCGGGCTACGACGGCGACATCGAGGTCGAGATCTTCGACCGTGCCCTGTGGGCGGCCGACCCGCGTGACGTGGTCGACACCGTCAAGCGGCGCTACGTCGAACTCGTCGTGGACCCCGTATGACCCGGGTGCTGGTCACCGGCGGTGAGGGGCGCCTCGGACGCCCGACCGTGGCCTGGCTGCGCGACCGCGGTCACGACGTGGTGGCGGTCGACCGGCGCGCGGACGCGACCGACACCCTCGTCGCCGACCTGACCGATCCCGCGCAGGCCGCAGCGGTCGTCGCCCGCGTGCGTCCCGACGCGATCGTGCACCTGGCCGCCATCGCGGTGCCGTTCAGTGCCCCCGAGCCGACCATCTTCGCCGTCAACACCTCGATGGCGTTCAACGTGTGCCAGGCCGGCCTGAACGCGGGCGTCGACGCCGTCGTGGTGGCTTCGAGCCCGACGCTGGCGGGATACGGCAACCCCAACGGCTGGACCCCCCGCTACCTGCCGCTCGACGAGGACCACCCACCCGCGCCGTGGCACGCCTACGGACTGTCGAAGGTCGTGCTCGAGGAGACCGTGCGGGCGTTCGCGCGCGCCGCCGGCGACCGCACGCACTTCAGCGCCGTTCGGCCCTGCTACGTGATCACACCCGAGGAGTGGCAGGGGGCCCCGACCCAGCAGGGCCACACCGTCCGGGAACGCCTCGAGGATCCGGCCCTGTCCGCGGTGGCCCTGTTCAACTACGTCGACGCGCGAGACGCCGCGGCGCTGTTCGAGGCGCTCGTCGCCGGCGGGCGCGCCGTTGCCAGCGGCGAGGTGTTCTACGCGACCGCGCCCGACGCCCTCGCCATCCGCCCGCTCGCCGAGCTGCTACCGCGCTTCCACCCGGGAACCGCGGCGACCGCCGCGTCGCTCACCGGCGACCGCCCGGCGTTCAGCGCCGACAAGGCGAACCGCCTGCTGGGTTGGCGTGCGCGGCACACCTGGCGCAGCGAACTGACCGATCCGCCGACGTCGGTCGCCGACGACCGCCCGGCGACCACCGCCCCCAACGTCTAGGAGCGCGACGATGCGTCTGCACGACGGTGTCCTGTTCTTTCCCGTCACCCCCTTCGACGATGCCGGGGCGGTGGCACCCGACGTCCTCGCCAAGCACGTCGCCGACGGGATGGCGCACCGACCCGGGGGCGTGTTCGCGGCGTGCGGCACGGGCGAACTGCACGCGCTCGACCTCCCCGAGCACGAGCTGACCGTACGGGCCGCCCGCGAGGTCGTGGACGGTCGGGTGCCGGTGGTCGCCGGCGCCGGCGGGCCGCTGGCGCTCGCCCGCGAGCAGGCCCGCCAGGCGCAACGGGCCGGTGCGGACGGACTGCTGCTGCTGCCTCCCTACCTCGTCGGCGGCCCCCAGCAGGGCATCGTCGACTACGTCACCGACGTCGCGGCCGCCAGCGAGCTGCCGATCGTCCTCTACCAGCGCGGCCAGGTCCGCTTCGACGTCGACGCCCTGCGCACCCTCGCCGCGCACCCGCGGGTGGTCGGGCTCAAGGACGGCGCCGGCGACTTCGACCTGCTGCAGCGGCAGCTGCTGGCACTGCGCGCCGACCTCGGCGACGGGCTCGGCAGCGACTTCGCGCTGTTCAACGGCCTGCCGACCGCCGAGTTCACCATGCCGGCGTACCGCGGCATCGGCATGACCCGGTGGTCGTCCGCCGCGTTCGCCTTCCTGCCCGAGGTGGCCAACGCCTTCCACGACGCCCACGTCGGCGGCGACGTCGACCGCGAACGCGAGCTGCTGACCCGCTTCTACGCGCCGCTGGTGCGCCTGCGCGACCAGGTCCCCGGCTACGCGGTGTCCCTGGTCAAGGCGGGCGTCCGCCTGCGGGGCCTCGACGTCGGGGGCGTGCGCGCGCCTCTGGTCGACCCCTCGCCCCAGCACCTCGCCGAGCTCGAGTCCCTGGTCGCGGTGGGACTGGAGCTCGCGGAATGAGCCCACCGGCCGTGATCCGCGACCTCACGACGCGCCATCTGCGCCTGTCGCTGCCGCGGCCGTGGGGCCCCGACGTCGCCGCCAACCATCTCGTGGTGGTCGAGATCACGCTCGACGACGGCACGCAGGGGACCGGCGTGAGCTGGACACCACGGGTCGGCCCGGAGGCCGTGCACGCCCTGCTCGAGCACGACTGCCGCCGGATCGTGACCGGCCTGCCCGGTGAGCCCGAGCTGGTCTGGGACCTGCTGTGGGAGCGCCTGCACGAGGGCGGCAGCGGCGGGCTGACCACCATCGCGATGGCGGGGATCGACCTCGCCCTGTGGGACGCCCGCGGACGTCGCCAGGAGCGCAGCCTCGTCGACCTGCTCGGACGACGCCACGTCGCGGTCCCGACCTACGCGAGCGGCATCAACCTGTACTACCCGCTCGACGACCTGCTGGCGCAGGTGAAGGGCTGGATCGACGCCGGACACCGCGCCGTGAAGATCAAGGTCGGCCGGCCCGACCTCGCCGAGGACGTCGAGCGGGTCGCCGCCGTACGCGACCTGCTGGGCCCGGACCGGCTGCTGATGGTCGACGCCAACCAGCGGTGGGACCTGCCGACGGCCCGGCGCGCCATCGGAGCGCTCGCCCCCTACGGGCTGTACTGGGTCGAGGAGCCGCTGCTCGCCGACGCGACCTGGGCGTACGCCCAGCTGCGGGCGAGCGTGGACGTCCCGATCGCCGCGGGCGAGAACGCCCACACCATCCACCGCTTCCGCGACCTGCTCGACGCCGGTGCCGTCGACGTCGCCCAACCCAACGTCGTGCGGGTCGGCGGCGTCACCCCCTTCCTGCGCATCGCCCAACTCGCCGCCACCTACGGCGTCACCGTCGTACCCCACCTGCTTCCCGAACTGTCGGGCCAACTGGCGTCGTGCCTGCCCGGCCCCACGATGGTGGAGGACGTCGACGGCGCCTCGTTCGCCGCGCTCGGCGCGCTCGCCGCGCCCTCCGGCGTCACCATGGAGGACGCGGTCCTGACCGCGCGCACCGGACCGGGGCTCGGCCTCCGGTTCGTCGACCACAAGGAATCGTCGTGACCACCAGCCAGCCCACCGCCACCATCGGCGCCAGCCAGCCCCTGGAGCGCGCCGTCGCGGCCGCCGCCGAGGCGGCCCGTCCGCTTGCGGACCTCTCCGGCGACGAGCGCGCCGGCCTGCTGGAGGCCGTGGCTGCCGCGCTCGACGACCACGTCGAGGAACTGGTCGCCATCGCCGACCGCGAGACCTCGCTCGGCACCACGCGTCTCACGGGTGAGGTGGCCCGCACCAGCGGGCAGCTGCGCCTGTTCGCCAGCGTGGTCCGCGAGGGCGCCCACCTCGAGGTCACCATCGACCACGCCGACCCCGACGCGACCCCGCCACGGCCCGACCTGCGTCGCATGCTGGTGCCGTTGGGGCCGGTCGCGGTGTTCTCGGCCAGCAACTTCCCGTTCGCCTTCAGCGTGGCCGGTGGCGACACCGCCTCGGCGCTGGCCGCCGGCTGTCCCGTCGTGGTCAAGGCCCACTCCGGCCACCTCGAGCTGTCGCGCCGTACGGCCGAGATCGTCGCCGCGGCGCTCGACGACGCCGGCGCTCCGGCCGGCACGTTCGCGCTGGTCGAAGGACGTCGCACCGGCCAGGACCTGGTCCAGGACCCGGCCATCACCGCGGTCGGGTTCACGGGCTCGGTCGCCGGTGGTCGCGCCCTCTTCGATCTCGCCACCTCACGGCCCGACCCGATCCCGTTCTACGGCGAACTCGGCAGCATCAACCCGGTCGTGATCACCGCCGGCGCCGTCGCCGCCCGTGCCGACGAGCTGGCCGTCGGCCTGACCGGCTCCTTCACGATGGGGGTGGGCCAGTTCTGCACCAAGCCGGGGGTGCTGCTGATCCCCGCCGAAACCGGGTTCGAACAGCGCCTCGCCGACGCCGTCACCGAGGCTGCGGTCGGCCCGCAGCGAATGCTCACCGACCGGATGGCGACCTCCTTCGACGAGGGCACGCGCGACCTGGCCGCCGCCGACGGGGTCGAGACCCTGGTGGCCGCCGCGGAGACGCCGTCGGGCGCGGCGACACCGCAGGTCTTCGCCACCGACGTCGCGGCCCTGCTCGCCGACCCCGAGCGGCTGCTCGAGGAGCGCTTCGGTCCCGCCTGCCTGCTCGTGCGCTACCGCGACGAGGACGAACGGGATGCCGCCGTGGCCGTCCTGCCCGGAAGCCTGACCGCGACCGTGCACGCCGAACCGGAGGAGTTCGACGCCATCCGGGCCACGGTCCGGCTGCTGCGTGAGCGGGCCGGCCGGGTGCTCTTCGACGGCTGGCCGACCGGCGTCGCCGTCACGTGGTCGCAGCACCACGGCGGACCGTGGCCCGCGACGACCGCGCCGCTGCACACCTCGGTCGGAGCCACCGCGATCCGCCGCTTCCTGCGTCCGGTGACCTTCCAGGACGCACCCGAGGCCCTGCTGCCCGAGGCGTTGCACGAGCACAACCCACTCGGCGTGCCGCGTAGGGTGGACGGGGTTCTCGAACCCAGGTAGCCACGTGCGCGTACTGATCTGCCCCGACTCGTTCAAGGGCACCCTGACCGCCGCCCAGGCCGCCGAGGCCATCGCCGCCGGGTGGGGGTCTGCGCGGCCGGAGGACGTGCTGGAGTCGTGTCCGCTCTCCGACGGTGGCGACGGCCTGCTCGAGGTCGTGGCCGCGTCGGGGGAGTGGCGTCACGAACGCGGTCGAGCCGAGGATCCACTGCGTCGCCCGGTCGAGGTCGCCTGGTTGCGGCGCGGGAACACCGTCGTGGTCGAGTCGGCCGCGGCGTGCGGTCTGCACCTCGTCGACGAGGCCGAACGCGACCCGGCCGGCGCCTCCACCTTCGGCGTCGGACAGCTGTTGCGCCTGGCCCGGCAGGGCGGCGTCGAGGCGGTCCACGTCGGCCTGGGCGGCTCGGCGACGGTCGACGGGGGGATCGGCATGCTGGCCGCCCTGGGCGCCGACCTCGTCGACGCCGACGGCGCCCCGGTGGGCGCCGCCGGTGCGCCCGACCTCGCCCGGATCGCACGGGCCGCACCCGGCCGGGCCCGCGACTGGTTCGACCTCGACCTGGTCGTGGTCAGCGACGTCACCACCACGCTGCCCGACGCCGCCGCGGTGTTCGGCCCGCAGAAGGGCGCCACGCCGCAGGACGTCGTCCGGCTGACGGCCGGCCTGACGCGGTTCGCCGACGCCGTCGAGGCCGGATTCGACCGGCCCGGCCTGCGGCAGCAGCCGGGGACGGGCGCCGCCGGCGGTCTCGGGTTCGCGCTGGCGGCGCTCGGTGCCCGCGTCGTCGACGGCGCCGACCACGTCGCCGCCATGGTGGGACTGGAGGAGGCCGTCGCCGCGGCCGATCTGGTCGTCGTCGGCGAGGGACAGCTCGACGCGACCTCGCTGCAGGGCAAGGTGATCGGCGGTGTGCTCGCCCGGGCCG
This genomic interval carries:
- a CDS encoding Gfo/Idh/MocA family protein translates to MPTPGPSPRRRYLVVGTGHRAELYLEALRTTHADVGEVVALCDVNRTRMRHHAAAFDDEVVCYAAEDFERALVESRPDGVVVCSVDRTHHLYVVPALAAGCHVVVEKPLTTTAAACADIVTAAERGPGTLTVTFNYRYAPRNSRVKELLLDGAIGTPTSVSFEWLLDTVHGADYFRRWHRDKSQSGGLFVHKATHHFDLVNWWLDDVAEAVSAQASLRFYGDAAARERGLPQRPHVGRDAAPGDPFAIDLAADERLRALYLDAEHEDGYRRDVDVFAPGVTIEDNHAATIRYARGALLSYALNAHAPWEGYRVGINGTEGRLELEVVERPAVATDQAADVVNGRRRPRPEIDPSAVEVADAGDPVRSRGTRLLLQRHWQTAERIPVDEQGGGHGGGDQRLLDDVFRGRAADPLGRAAGHLDGVRSVLVGLAANASAAADGAPVRPADLGVATASASRG
- a CDS encoding Gfo/Idh/MocA family protein, producing MTTTTMPIIVNGVTGRMGYRQHLVRSLLAIRDQGGIELADGSRWVPEPVLVGRNESKLRDIAERHDIARWTTDLDGVLADADLPIYFDAQITQAREKAIKAAIAAGKHVYTEKPTAESLEGALELARLADDAGIKHGVVHDKLFLPGLVKLKRLIDGGFFGRILSVRGEFGYWVFEGDWQAAQRPSWNYRKEEGGGIVVDMFCHWSYVLHELFGRVEAVTARAVTHVPERVDERGERYAATADDAAYGIFELAGGIVAQLNSSWCVRVYRDELVEFQIDGTEGSAVAGLRECRIQHRATTPKPVWNPDLPVSEPFRDQWQVVPDNDDLDNGFKVQWEQFLRHVVEDAPFPYDFLAGARGVQLAELGLRSSDEGCRVEVPVLELP
- a CDS encoding dihydrodipicolinate synthase family protein, producing MTAPSVPATRDTLLLPGTDGGMEPFTLSDPPALVRPAGPPSSRVVFAAAHVVADPLADTAPEAPAVLDWDATLAFRHHLWDLGLGVADAMDTAQRGMGLTWDTCAELIRRSAAEATGRGARIAVGVGTDHAPADLADPAAVLDAYRQQLEVVVATGATPILMASRQLVRAARGPEDYLDLYGRLLDDLPDGAILHWLGPMFDPALDGYWGTDDVAAATGHVLDLIERHASRVQGIKVSLLDRAHEVDLRRRLPAGVRMFTGDDFNYPELIEGDGQGYSDALLGILDPIAPVAASALQALDAGDLDRYRELLAPTVPLARHVFGAPTRYYKVGIVFLAWLAGHQPAFTMVGGLTAARSLTHLAETFRLADRAGLLPDPDLAAGRMRALLAVHGIDGGRT
- a CDS encoding sugar phosphate isomerase/epimerase family protein gives rise to the protein MSVSTTVLDVPSGAPARVPTPAATDPRLDRLALNQKTTDGWGLEDLVAGCVDAGIPAVGLWREPVQAYGVERAAALVRDAGLRVSSLCRGGFLTATDPAAAATALADNRRAIDEAATLGAPCLVMVVGGLPEGSRDLPGARRQVEEALAALAPYAAERGVQLALEPLHPLFCADRAVLSTLGQALDLAERFAPETVGVVVDAYHVWWDPELEAQVARAAGRIASYQVCDFVLPLADDPLLSRGMMGDGYVDFTALTRAVAAAGYDGDIEVEIFDRALWAADPRDVVDTVKRRYVELVVDPV
- a CDS encoding NAD-dependent epimerase/dehydratase family protein, yielding MTRVLVTGGEGRLGRPTVAWLRDRGHDVVAVDRRADATDTLVADLTDPAQAAAVVARVRPDAIVHLAAIAVPFSAPEPTIFAVNTSMAFNVCQAGLNAGVDAVVVASSPTLAGYGNPNGWTPRYLPLDEDHPPAPWHAYGLSKVVLEETVRAFARAAGDRTHFSAVRPCYVITPEEWQGAPTQQGHTVRERLEDPALSAVALFNYVDARDAAALFEALVAGGRAVASGEVFYATAPDALAIRPLAELLPRFHPGTAATAASLTGDRPAFSADKANRLLGWRARHTWRSELTDPPTSVADDRPATTAPNV
- a CDS encoding 5-dehydro-4-deoxyglucarate dehydratase — encoded protein: MRLHDGVLFFPVTPFDDAGAVAPDVLAKHVADGMAHRPGGVFAACGTGELHALDLPEHELTVRAAREVVDGRVPVVAGAGGPLALAREQARQAQRAGADGLLLLPPYLVGGPQQGIVDYVTDVAAASELPIVLYQRGQVRFDVDALRTLAAHPRVVGLKDGAGDFDLLQRQLLALRADLGDGLGSDFALFNGLPTAEFTMPAYRGIGMTRWSSAAFAFLPEVANAFHDAHVGGDVDRERELLTRFYAPLVRLRDQVPGYAVSLVKAGVRLRGLDVGGVRAPLVDPSPQHLAELESLVAVGLELAE
- a CDS encoding mandelate racemase/muconate lactonizing enzyme family protein; the encoded protein is MSPPAVIRDLTTRHLRLSLPRPWGPDVAANHLVVVEITLDDGTQGTGVSWTPRVGPEAVHALLEHDCRRIVTGLPGEPELVWDLLWERLHEGGSGGLTTIAMAGIDLALWDARGRRQERSLVDLLGRRHVAVPTYASGINLYYPLDDLLAQVKGWIDAGHRAVKIKVGRPDLAEDVERVAAVRDLLGPDRLLMVDANQRWDLPTARRAIGALAPYGLYWVEEPLLADATWAYAQLRASVDVPIAAGENAHTIHRFRDLLDAGAVDVAQPNVVRVGGVTPFLRIAQLAATYGVTVVPHLLPELSGQLASCLPGPTMVEDVDGASFAALGALAAPSGVTMEDAVLTARTGPGLGLRFVDHKESS
- a CDS encoding aldehyde dehydrogenase (NADP(+)) — its product is MTTSQPTATIGASQPLERAVAAAAEAARPLADLSGDERAGLLEAVAAALDDHVEELVAIADRETSLGTTRLTGEVARTSGQLRLFASVVREGAHLEVTIDHADPDATPPRPDLRRMLVPLGPVAVFSASNFPFAFSVAGGDTASALAAGCPVVVKAHSGHLELSRRTAEIVAAALDDAGAPAGTFALVEGRRTGQDLVQDPAITAVGFTGSVAGGRALFDLATSRPDPIPFYGELGSINPVVITAGAVAARADELAVGLTGSFTMGVGQFCTKPGVLLIPAETGFEQRLADAVTEAAVGPQRMLTDRMATSFDEGTRDLAAADGVETLVAAAETPSGAATPQVFATDVAALLADPERLLEERFGPACLLVRYRDEDERDAAVAVLPGSLTATVHAEPEEFDAIRATVRLLRERAGRVLFDGWPTGVAVTWSQHHGGPWPATTAPLHTSVGATAIRRFLRPVTFQDAPEALLPEALHEHNPLGVPRRVDGVLEPR
- a CDS encoding glycerate kinase; amino-acid sequence: MRVLICPDSFKGTLTAAQAAEAIAAGWGSARPEDVLESCPLSDGGDGLLEVVAASGEWRHERGRAEDPLRRPVEVAWLRRGNTVVVESAAACGLHLVDEAERDPAGASTFGVGQLLRLARQGGVEAVHVGLGGSATVDGGIGMLAALGADLVDADGAPVGAAGAPDLARIARAAPGRARDWFDLDLVVVSDVTTTLPDAAAVFGPQKGATPQDVVRLTAGLTRFADAVEAGFDRPGLRQQPGTGAAGGLGFALAALGARVVDGADHVAAMVGLEEAVAAADLVVVGEGQLDATSLQGKVIGGVLARAVRHGVPVAAVVGRVAERSDGLVDVAEASPDGPGVDPVADVRAAARRLASGIRLDARSAGR